A segment of the Lycium barbarum isolate Lr01 chromosome 7, ASM1917538v2, whole genome shotgun sequence genome:
ATGATTTGCTTTACGGCCAATCTACTTCCTTTATGATTTCGTTCGAAATCATATAAAGACAATTCCTATTTGTGTAAGTATTTTACGGTTAAGAAGCGactgtccaaaaatttcaaaaatctttcatttatttcttaaatttcgtgtcaatTTACTCGTTGATAAGTCAGTCGTCATTAACTTTGACGAACCCTTGTGAATTGACTAATTTGCCCCTCCTTTCTTTTATTctattaggggtcgtttggtttaaggtataagctgggttatcccaacactaatttttataccatgtttggtataaggtataaattagtgctgggataaatttataccttgtaccaaacatggtataaaaattagtgttggaataacccaacttataccttcttaacccactaatactggaattattttataccatcttttagatggtataaaataatcccaatagatgggataaattagtcccgggattataatcccgggactaatgagtccttaaaccaaacgaccccttataggttaaacggaaaagggcctaaaatacccttgaactattgaaaatggagcaaaaataccctccatccatctttcagcccccaaatacccttaccatccacctactgggtctaaaatacccctattgctaacagaatattctggtcaaacacgtggcatttttttattggttggcttataaaattaattaaactaattgaccAGATAACCCAAGTGCCCCCCCCCCTACCCCACCCCCCGACCCCCCCccctaccaaacatggtataaaaattagtgttggaataacccaacttataccttcttaacccactaatactggaattattttataccatcttttagatggtataaaataatcccaatagatgggataaattagtctcgggattataatcccgggactaatgagtccttaaaccaaacgaccccttataggttaaacggaaaagggcctaaaatacccttgaactattgaaaatggagcaaaaataccctccatccatctttcagcccccaaatacccttaccatccacctactgggtctaaaatacccctattgctaacagaatattctggtcaaacacgtggcatttttttattggttggcttataaaattaattaaactaattgaccagataacccaagtgccccccctaccccaccccctcccccctcccccccgtgaatttttttttgcaccccaccccgcacccctacccccccccccctattgcaaaaacaattaatatttttgaaaaaaaaagttttgacgttttttttgggtttttttagctgggaggggaggggggcgtaggggGAGGGTGCAGGATGGAAAAAAAGTcaacttgtgccttttagatttttggggggtgggggggtgcgggggaggtgtagggtgcggggtggggtgcaaaaaaaatattgtagactacacttgtgccttttagatttttggttgaaaatataccatgttttttagggtgagatatatatatatattttttttttggtaactcaattacattagacattttaatttatcaagacatttcacagtacttgtgctttttactaggaagttgagaagcgtaacaatattttttttgcaccccaccccgcaccctacacctccccccccctcccagctgaaaaaaaagttgacttttttttccaccccgcaccgtccccttccccccaccccccaaaccccGCATCCTACgcccctcccctcccagctaaaaaaacccaaaaaaaaaaaacgtcaaaactttttttttcaaaaatattaattttttttgcgtcgggggggggggggggtaggggtgcgggggaggggtagggtgcggggtggggtgcaaaaaaaaaaaaaattcacgggggggggggggggtcggggggtgggggtgggggcactatctggtcaatattgcaaaagttaattagtttaattaattttataagccaaccaatagaaaaatgacacgtgtttaatgaaaagattatgttagtgataagggtattttagacccaataggtggtgataagggtattttagacccaataagtggatgataagggtatttgggggctgaaaggtggatggagggtatgtTTGCTcaattttcaatagttcgagggtagtttaggcccttttccgtaggTTAAAAGCTAATATTATTGTGGAGAAGAGTGGATTggtggggttgggggtgggggcTAAAGTTTGTGCGGGGGAAAAGTGGAGATGAAGAAAGGCACTAACGCGTTTGAATTTTGTTTAAGAATAGAATACTTTAAGttgatatttgaaaaataaaataaatttgagtttggaataaaaatttaaaataacgTGTCTTTGTGACCttgattaaataaaaaataaaaatttatttgtTAATTAATCTAATCGAATAAATTTATATATTCAACCAAATAAAGTGTGTGTTTACATCATTTGTGTAACGataggggtatatatgcaccactttctTAATGATAgatatattttctctaaatcgcaaagttagaAGGGTATAATGAAGGAAGAATATGTGAAGCCATGCTATGCTAGTCTTTTAAAATCAAATAGGACTTTGATCCACTTCATTATGTAATATTCAACGCATAATATATAGTTTTAATAATGTCGACATGCATTAACCTTCATCTCAATGTTTCGATGAACCGGTCTCGAAGATTTGTTATTTGTTGGGATGTTATgttatttttctcaaaataaaataaattttttcaTCCAACTCGTTTAATATATTAAGGCAAAATGGTAAAATTTGTTCTTATATTAACAGAAATCAAGTAATTTTATCTTTCATTAAATTTTTGTTTAATCTTACCCTGATGTTAGACAAGAAGTCGCATTTTTTGCCTTGGGCCTCTTATTGAGGGTAATTTTATATCATAGTCAAACATTTAACAGATATGGACCTTTTTTTCAaaaacgaaaaagaaaaaaaaaacagataagtGAAGTTCACCAATTTTACATTGGGACTTTATTAATGACAAGGGGAAAACGAGACCTTTTTCTAACGGCAAAAATAAGACTAGAACAAGCGTTTAACGAATGCAAAATTGTTCAATTTCGGATAATACaaagcaaattttgatatttaTCTTGTATTACTAATTTATGTATTTGTAAAACATAAGATATAGTTTGAAAATGTTTGATGCAATTTATTGTAATCGCCATCTACGTAACTCATCCCCAAAGGCAGATTTAGGTCAGAAAGTGGTTCCTGCGCAtcgtttttattttaatttaaaagatTCGGTATAGCCTAAGGTACATCAATAGATGTTACAACAAAACTATATTCGTTTTTGCTAGTCAAAATTATTTATTATCGAATTCTAAGAAACGTGATTGACTCAATTGTGGAAGATGACAAACATAAATATTGTGCTAAAATTTGATTTGATTATGTTGCAAATCAGTGTTAAAGAGAGAATAGAATAGAACTTTTATTCAAGGTAGTAACTTATTTTCACTCTATGACTGCGCATTATGCTTATACATCATCCACTAAAAAATATTCCAttctctttttttatttattcCAAGCCAAACATTAATCTCAGCCGTTGAATATATATTCAGCCCATGATTGTTCAAACGTAGGCTGTCCCGTCTATATTTTCCTGATATAGCCTCGGTGGTGGTGGAGCCGACCTACAAAGAAATGAATAAATGTAAATCAATGATAATATAGAGATAAAATAACAGAGTCAGTGTATATGTAGAATTAAACTCTAATATTTAATTAGTTAAATTGGTAAATATATATTTGCtattggaaacagcctctctaccccacaaaagtaggggtaaggtctaagTACATCCTATCTTCCCCAGATCCCACCCAGAGACGTATGTAGCGTATAAGGTTGGGGTTCAACTGAACCCCAAACTTTGGACACGGAacctaaatttatgtgtaaaaaaatattaaaatttcaataaatagtagatatgaacccctaattttaaaaatataatgggttcaatgctaaaaatctatagattgaacccataaaatttaaatcctggatccgcctctgattcCACCTATGGGATTACACTTggtatgttgttgtcgttgtatatatttgtattcggtgtcatatcaaatcaaacaatTTAACCTtaacatatactccctccgtcccaaaaaggtTGTCCAGTTTTGATTTGGcccaaagtttaagaaataaaagaagacttttgaaatgtgtggtccaaaagaagccttagatatttgtgtggctgtaaattatctctaaaaaagaaaagaggacaatctttttgggacatacTAAAAAGGAagaaggacaatctttttgggacagagggagtagctACTTCCTATTTAATATTAAATAGGAGATCTAATAGGTATCACTTAATCATAGTCAAGTAATTATAATGTTCATGTATGAATAATAAAAAACGTTAATTTCTAACGGATACCCCGTCAGATTATGGCTCGACGCTAATAGATTTCCGACGAGAAGTCCGTCAGAAATATTACCGATGAGCCAAATTTCTGACGGATCGCATCGGAAATTAGCATGCCAAATTTCCGACGGATCGCATCGGAAATTAGCATTCTTTAACTCGTGAAATTTTCCGACAGAATCAGTTGGAAACTGGCTAATTAAATATCGAATGCGAGTAAGTATTTTTACAGAATTAAATTCTTACGGTTGAGCTTTTGGATGAGGTAGCATAATCTTAGCTCCAGTAGAACAGCTGAATTTTTGAATACTCGGAGCACCTTTTTCAGGACATGAAATGAATGCATTGCCAGCCAGATTAATGCACAAGGTAACCTCTCTCAAGTAAACATGACTTTTGTTTTTATCATTAATTGGAATACATGTGAGGTAAACATCAAGGGCAGGAGGAGGCGGAGGAAACACCTTACGGACAGCCTCAATAATTTCTTCTCTACTAAAAGCCAAGCTATCACATGCAATAATCCCACTTGTTGCCAAGTAATTGAACAAGTTGCCCATTTTAAACATGTTGTTGATCCCTATTGCTCTGTTGAAATATACTTCTGGTGTTGTCCCCCCACACACTCCATGAGATCTCCACTCGTGCTTCCATAAGTCCCAGCTGTTCGAGTTTTCTCTAAGTTGTGGCCAGAATTTTACAAGTTTATCTTCGATTGGTCGAAACTGCAGtgtcataaaaaaaatacatatatttagacaATCAGATCACTTAATAGGTAAGTACTGCATGTCAATATCTTTATAATGAGCATTAAACGATGATCTGATAATAACGGTAACTAGCAGTAGCCTACATACTACATATCACATCTTAGAAATTGTATTGTTAATGTAAATATAGTACTACTTTTGCGCTGTTCGTGTATATGACTTAAATTTGTATAAGAGTGTGTATAACTGTCTAAGTGGTGACCTAAGTGTTTCAAGTGCATTTTTGATTGGTCAAAACTGCAGCGCCatagaaaatacatatatttacacgATCGGATCATTAATAGGTAGCATatagttatttttataaaatGAAGATTAAACAATGATTGATTATGATAGAGTATTAAACAATGATATGCTGATAATAGTTAACTGACACGTACTATCACATGTTGAAATTGTACTTTTAATGTAAAAAGTACTTTTGTAATATTGTTAGTGTATATGACTTAAATCTGAATGTGTGTGTTGTCTAAGTGGTGGCCTAAATATTTCAAGTGTATTTTCAATCAGTCGAAACAACAGAGTGTGATAAAATAAATATGTGCACGATCAGGTCACATAATTAGATAACTGCATCAAAATCTTTATAATTAGCCTttaaaagggggtcagataaaaATGATAATTGACCTACTATTACATATTAAAGCTACACTATTAAAGTACAAATATATTTTTACTCTGTTAATACATATACCTTAATTTAGTATAAGAATAGACCTCAGAAATACattcttagaattttttttactCTAAGATAGGAATGGAACGTTATGCAAACAACCCATTCTTCCACCTCTTCTTGGTCTAtctaaatattctttctttctcacTCTCTTTTCCTTGtttcattataaaaaaaaatatttatataatctgaTCAGATATAAGATAGTACATGTAACTTTCTATAATATTAATCAATTGGTACCTcgataaaaataataatactgAATATGTTACACTAtttccccagaccccacctgaTGGATTATAccgggtatattgttgttgttgttgttgttatgttaaCCTGTGATATAATTTACAAGTTAGTTATCCATTTACTAGTTTATAATTTACGGTTGGAAGTTCATCGGAATTTGATTCGTCCATGACGTTTTCAACGGATTGTGACTGATTTCTTAGGAAACATCTGTCGGAAATTTAAATCTCCCCTTTTTAGTAGCATGAGACTATCAAATCTCGCCTTTTTAGTAGCATGAGACTATCTTACGCATGACCAAATTATGTAAATATTCTCTTATATCATCAGTGTGTAAAACTTAAAATTATTTCGTGAGTGAAAGATGTGTGTCtctgtgtatatatgtgtgtgtatatatatacataacggtGTCCTTTGTGCGTTTATTTTTTGATTGCTATAGAGAATTGTTGTCataaacatataatataacaaaacataaaaaaatagaTTCCACATAAAACTTGACCAAgtgaatgtcattatagatcaaTGTCATAGAGAGGTCTAACTGTACCAGTTGATTCCAATTTGGGTCTGGTTTCTCGGGGCATGTGATGATTTTTCCGTCTGCATCTGCTGGCCAAAGGCCATGGAGTGTGAATTCACGTTGAGGAATTGGTTCTTGGCACCTGCCCCATGTTGTTCCTTGCCCAGAATTCAGTTCCATACAGTAAGTTGGTGGCCATTGGAGCACATACCTCCAGAGTGCTGGAGTTTGGGAGTCAACAGAATTAATTACAAGTAGCAAAAtgagaagaagaaagaagggaaGTTTCTtcatgttgtgtgtgtgtgtggagatTGATTCATTGGTTGAGTTGATTGAAGCAATGGAGGGAGCTTTATAAAGAATACTTATAGGGGTTTTCTCttctcttcccccccccccccccctcccccctcccttCCTAACCGTTTAATATTTGAAATTTATTGGCCCGTCTAATTTTAGTTGGAGCCTTGATGCAACGGTAAAGTTGTCTTTGTGACCTATATATAGATCACGGGTTCGAGCAGTGAAAGCAGCCATTAATGATTGCATTAGAGTAAGTTGTGTACATCCTCACACCTCTTGGGACTAACGCGAGATACTTTGTCCACCGAGCTGCCAGAATCAATTGTGAACATATTTTATATATTCAAGTCTTCACGTGTAGGTTTGATTTTTCTTTCATGAATAAATACTAGTAAATTCTCATTTGAAGTAGAATTTAACTTATACACAATGATATCGAGATTGGCTAGCTAGTTATAGCAGGTTAAATTTGACGTTGATTTACGAGGATTGACACTAGAAAAAAATATAGAAATTAGCAACGGACTACCCGTGCCACTAAATTTAAAAAATCTGCAGTTAATTCTATTTACGGATTAGTGACGAATAATAAAAATCATGTTAATTACAGGCTATTTAGTGACGATAGCTAATTCCTATTTTTCTTTTGTAGTGTGATAAAGTCTATCACAATTTGCACGGGATTGATGTGTATAGTAGTTATTGTTATAGTAGAGATAAATTACAATGTTTTGAATAATTACCAAATTAGGATTACAATGGACAATTACCAGTTATTTTATcataggtcttttttttttttcttccccccatttaggaggatttatagtgtttttcacacttcccctccagtgtgactcgaacccaagacctaccggtcgtgggtgcaggtgcttaaccactgagtcaTCCCTCACTTGTCTTATCATAGGTCTCATTTTAACCTAATGGTATAAAAAGACATGTACGCTTTACAGAATTAAGCTATTTGAAATTTCCGTGCTTaacaccaaaaacaaaaaaatcgcttaacaccaaaaacaaaaaaatccgTGGAGATGATTTCGGTTGAAATTCTAGGGCACGCACTTAATCATGTATTCAAAACGCCCCTTTACTTACAATGAGCTATAAAACTTGTAGAGCATTAGTGTGCTTAACTGGTTACAACAGGTTATATATGAGCGGCATGATCTACTTGGATTCATAGAGCCGACCTCAATGTGCTTGGGATTATACAATACATAATTTTTTGTTGCGTGAAACTCTAGATCACAATTTTATATACTTAACTTTATGTATTAATTTGAATTTCTTTTTGAATCAATTACGTGAAAATACTTCTTCATGGATAGTGAATTAAACTTGGATGACCTATCTGTTCTAATGAATTCTCGTTGAACAAAATAAATACTTCCTCTATTTCAATCTATGAGGCACAATTCGGATTTCGAAAGTCAACCGTTTAATTTTGATCGTGAATTCGGATatagaaattttaatttttttgaaacaatatttacatatttagaaactacgtaaaaagtattataagtctcaataattgataataaaaaatatttaaaagatattgAAAAGTTACGGTCAAAGAAAAACTTATTTGAATCTCGAAATCAGAAAGGTGCCACATAATTTGGGACGGGGAATACATTATTTAGATGTTTTTTAAGTAAAGAAAAGGGAGCCTTGAAACTTGAAaggatataaaaaatatagaatTTTATAAATAAAGCACGTGAAAATAGTTTTTCATAGTGAATTTGGACTCGAAACATCTATCTGTTCTTCTAATTATATATGTTATAATAATTTCCCCTTAAACATAACAAAAACATTGTTTAGATGCTTTTTTGATACCAAATAGAATAAAAAAATCTCAATTATTGAATTTTGTACCTCTTCTAGGACCACGTATGCAATACGGTATATATGTAATTAACCACCGTTTTAATTTGTCTTAAACGGTGTCGTATTGGACACATTTCAATATACTTGTGAGAATTGTTTACAAGTGCATGATTTACACCATTTGCAAGTTTGAAATACCAATTAAAGAGCATGTAATCCATCTTGTTTATCTTCTGGAATTTGTTTTTAAGTTCATGATGATTTATACCTTCTACAAGTTTGAAATACCAAAGAGCATCTAATCCATCTTATTTATCTTCTGAAATTTGTTTTTAGGTGCATGTTTTATACCTTCAACAAGTTTGAAATAACAAAGAGCATCTAATCCACATATTTATCTTTTGATATTTGTTTTTAAGTGCATGCAtgtttcatactttgggcaaaatTTAAAATACCAAAGAGCATCTAATCTATCTTATTTATCTTTATTTATAAGATAATTAATGTCAACATCTGATTTAGTGACAGAGGTAGAATTTTCACAAAGGAGATTCATGATCTGCTATATACATAAAAAAGTTGATCTCTAGCTCTGCCCCTGCTTCTGGGATGTGCGGCTAACATCAAAAAGTTTGATTGAAATGATTCTTTTTTACTGTTTGATGAGGAGAATTTTGATCACTCTAATCGCGATGAATTATTGAGTCATGCTCTATATATGACGGGCAAATTAACTAGCTAGTTGGGGCCTAAGGCATTGTGATTAACATTTAGTTAAGCATGACAAGTGGGCGGGCTGGCCCGAACCTAGCCTGCTAAACCCGACCCACCATAGGCTCAGCACGGACCTGGCTAAAGGGggtaaggggctgggctaggtgggatTTATTAGGGGGCTAGGCCGGATAAGGTGGACAGCCTGGGTGATGGCCCACCAGGGCACCGGCGCGATCCacttcaatttaaaaaaaaaaagaaaaaaaaaagctaaagtTATCAACTATTATACAGAGCATATAGATTTGTAATATTACCATTTGAAGCGCAGTGCAACCTGTTGGAAGCTGGATTGCATTTTTAGAAAGTAATAACGTTGTTTGGAGACTTGTTGGATGCTGGACTACATTTTTTAAAAGTAATACTAACGTTGTATGGAGATTTTGAGCATTACTCTAGATTGAAATGGCTCCACCAAGGCTAGTTGATTGGCTTTGCCATCATACATTGTTGGCAAATCAATTAACAtcagcagaaaaaaaaaaacttattacacatataataTTGATCGAATCGTGGAGGGAGAAATTATTTTGTTTCTAAATTTTGAGACAGTTTTCACTAATAAACTAATGCTCTCGTTGTGAGACATTACTTAAATATAGCAAGGTtgagattcaaaggatatttggtttaatatattttttagatAGAATAGTTGTACCTAATTTACATCTTCTGCACACTAGCTTGCTTGACAAATATTAATTGTTCTCAATAGTTAATGCCGAGTATATGAATATTAACTAGTGTATCTTGTATCTTTGTCTAACTAGATGATGAAAGTCAGTGCTATCACGGACCCAACACATAAAATAATatcacacttttctttttaacatGTCTAAataaaaatgatatatttttatgtttagaaatcatttaacttgaaactttttttttttacctttaatgaaataatttaaatccacacaaatatctatgatttattttagatcacaagtttcaaagatctttcctttcttttttaaacttcgtgcatagtcaaattatgtcacataaattaggacagagagagtatcttttagtaatataattatggaatttttattatagaaagtattataattcaattaattgaaaatatcaataaattattttacttagtccgcttctcccatatatgactttcctgatttggttctccaattgaaagatttgaaatacaccttctcctaccgagtttcatgcatcatctctttctactcaacaacactgaaaaacaCTTTCATGTGTTAACATCTGTTGtaatcttaaatttttaagtatagactaacttcatcattttaaaaaaatatgtgtatacgtttcttgaccgtttatatttcgtcttgatgttattcctcattatttgtgtgagacatatgtgtctaaaattagtgcatttttatccttacccaaaggcataagttttaaatcttttggttttatgacttctttagcattttttgtgttcaatttaaatcgctatttcttttttcctgaatttgttttctttaaattttctctaagcgtacctttactattttctgaacttattatcattatttaaatgtcctttttttttgtttttgtatttgtctcttacttcttcacgtggaccccaccttaataattttttttcctcCAATGGTCTCCTATTTcttcatgtggaccccaccttaattattttttttcctccAATGGTCTCCTATTTcttcatgtggaccccaccttaatttttttaaaattattttaattcaCTATATTAAGAAGAGTGGGTGGTTGACGACCAAACCCTTTTTtccaattgtctcctaattctttTACGTGAACCCaaccttaatttttttatttattattttaattcACTATATTAAAAGAGTGGGTGGTTTACGACCAAATCTTTTTTTCCAATTGTCTCCTAGTTCTTTAACGTGGActccaccttattttttttttaaattattttaattcaCTATATTAGAAGTGTGGGTGGTTGACGATcaaacccactcttctaatatagtagattttttttttaattttaattcactatattagaagagtgggtggtTGACGACTAAACCCTTTTTTTCCAATTGTCTCCTAGTTCTTTAACAtagaccccaccttaattttttttattattttaattcaCTATGTTAGAAGAGTGGGTGGTTGAAGACCAAACCCACTCTTCTAACATAGTAGAAATTCCATCACTTCAGTAGAAGAAAAATTGGCAAcgactaatttttttatttttttttatttttagtttagcAAATTTATCAGTAGACGTAAATGTCTATTTTAGTattagaattaaaaaaaaaaactaaaactcGGTCCGGCCCTGTTAGCCCGCGGTACGGTGTACCCCCTATCCGGGtaggggctgggccggacacccctTTCTCTCCCCAAGCCCGACCCCGGGCCAGGACCGGCCCTGACCCCGTGTAGCCCAGTTTAAATGGCCTGGCTCGGCCCACTTGACAGGTTTACATTTAGTGAGCTTAATTACTTTTATCGAGTGAACCATCTCACACATCGTCATCCTTAACTCATATTGATAACAAACTAAACTCATTCATATTAGGTGCATCTCATAATTCATTCTCAATGCCCATCATGTCATAATTAAGATAATCTCATAGAAGTAAACACGTGAAAAATATCAAAGAGATTCAATGTATAATATAATACATTTTAAAATCATCTATCTATACAATGTAACTTATTTAAATTGGTTGTCCTTTATTTCAAAAGTTCTATCAATAATTGAAATTGACCAAAGGAAAAAGCATCCATATATAAAACATCTTCGATAATTGCAATATATCATATTGTTACGATAACTCTAGAGAAAACTATATGTCGTGGTATATATAAGTGGTCCATATATGTCGTGGTATATATAAGTGGTCCAATTTCTATAATAAATAAATCCAAATTtctaagatatatatatatatatatatatttcaaaagtTCAATCGATAATTGAAATTGACCAAAGGAAAAAGCATCCATATATAAAACTTGTTCGATAATTGCAATATATCATATTGTTACGATAACTCTAGAGAAAACTATATGTCGTGGTATATATAAGTGGTCCATGTATGTCGTGGTATATATAAGTGGTCCATATATGTCGTGCACGTGGTATATATAAGCGGTCAATTTCTGTAATAAATAAATCCAAATTTCTAAgacaaagatatatatatatatatatatatctttactGTAGCGCGTATCTACtttagctacgaaatgtaattagctaaaGTGTAGCTATGCCAAATTTTTAACCCTCAAAATGTAGTCATTTTTGTAAGTTTTtcta
Coding sequences within it:
- the LOC132602839 gene encoding intracellular ribonuclease LX-like; the encoded protein is MKKLPFFLLLILLLVINSVDSQTPALWRYVLQWPPTYCMELNSGQGTTWGRCQEPIPQREFTLHGLWPADADGKIITCPEKPDPNWNQLFRPIEDKLVKFWPQLRENSNSWDLWKHEWRSHGVCGGTTPEVYFNRAIGINNMFKMGNLFNYLATSGIIACDSLAFSREEIIEAVRKVFPPPPPALDVYLTCIPINDKNKSHVYLREVTLCINLAGNAFISCPEKGAPSIQKFSCSTGAKIMLPHPKAQPSAPPPPRLYQENIDGTAYV